From the genome of Meiothermus cerbereus DSM 11376, one region includes:
- a CDS encoding acyl-CoA dehydrogenase family protein, whose amino-acid sequence MEHQSYAYGKNHWALEPDLPSILRRYWKGWEAHQSELDAFGVVAGGEAYRIADHVDKEARPVLVMHDLNGQRIDRVRFSPAQETLNRQLAAINRAPYQGGSWHQHFALGYLLADPGLYCIQTISNATVYAIHKYAPQFARWKEELLAGRAFGATWMTEVQGGSDLGANKVRAVPDGAAWRLFGDKYFSSGAGLTDYAIVSARPEGAPAGPKGLALFLVPRLDSRGELNYCVRRLKDKLATRAVPSGEVEFEGAEAHLIGRAEEGIYYILETLTLSRLANAVGAMGLARKAQLEALFRVRSRVAFGKKLEQHPLIRRDLTDLAVRIAGGLALTFRAVAAWDEAWQETPPYSPRYHYARLLAHLAKARTAEHGTFCTQLGMELFGGVGFVEDFAIARLAREALITPIWEGPANVQALDTLEVLFRKGAAEPFLLEFGTKLEAVESEEARLAEAALQHTLKQLQALPPEEAQWHAKEALRTLADAATVALLYELGGERHTKLASLYARHFLAKEEYPAWALQEEELWQVGVGQAV is encoded by the coding sequence ATGGAACACCAGTCCTATGCCTATGGCAAGAACCACTGGGCTTTAGAGCCCGACCTGCCCAGCATCCTGCGCCGCTACTGGAAGGGTTGGGAAGCCCACCAGAGCGAGCTGGACGCATTTGGCGTGGTAGCCGGGGGCGAAGCCTACCGCATTGCCGACCACGTGGATAAAGAAGCCCGTCCGGTGCTGGTGATGCACGACCTGAACGGCCAGCGCATAGACCGGGTGCGGTTCTCGCCCGCACAGGAAACCCTCAACCGCCAACTGGCTGCCATCAACCGCGCCCCCTACCAGGGTGGGAGCTGGCACCAGCACTTCGCCCTGGGCTACCTGCTGGCCGACCCTGGTTTGTACTGCATCCAGACCATCAGCAACGCCACCGTGTACGCCATCCACAAGTACGCCCCCCAGTTTGCCCGCTGGAAGGAAGAACTCCTCGCCGGCCGGGCCTTTGGCGCCACCTGGATGACCGAGGTGCAGGGCGGCTCCGACCTGGGGGCCAACAAGGTGCGGGCTGTTCCCGACGGGGCGGCCTGGCGGCTTTTTGGCGACAAGTACTTCTCCAGTGGCGCAGGCCTGACCGATTACGCCATTGTTTCAGCCCGGCCCGAGGGGGCGCCTGCCGGCCCCAAAGGCCTCGCGCTGTTTTTGGTGCCCCGGCTGGACAGCAGGGGAGAGCTCAACTACTGCGTGCGGCGGCTAAAGGACAAGCTGGCTACCCGCGCGGTGCCCTCGGGCGAGGTGGAGTTTGAAGGGGCCGAGGCCCACCTGATCGGCAGGGCTGAGGAAGGCATCTACTACATCCTGGAAACCCTCACCCTTTCGCGCCTGGCCAACGCGGTGGGGGCTATGGGCCTGGCCCGAAAAGCCCAGCTCGAGGCCCTCTTCCGTGTTCGCTCTCGGGTTGCTTTCGGCAAGAAACTGGAGCAACACCCCTTAATCCGGCGCGACCTGACCGACCTGGCGGTGCGCATCGCGGGCGGCCTGGCCCTGACCTTCCGGGCGGTGGCGGCCTGGGACGAGGCCTGGCAGGAGACCCCGCCCTACTCCCCCCGCTACCACTACGCCCGGCTGCTGGCCCACCTGGCCAAGGCCCGCACCGCCGAGCACGGCACGTTCTGTACCCAGCTTGGCATGGAGCTTTTCGGCGGGGTGGGCTTTGTGGAGGACTTCGCCATCGCCCGGCTGGCCCGCGAGGCCCTGATCACCCCCATCTGGGAAGGCCCGGCCAATGTGCAGGCTTTGGACACCCTCGAGGTGCTGTTCCGCAAAGGGGCTGCCGAGCCTTTTTTGCTCGAGTTTGGCACCAAGCTCGAGGCCGTCGAAAGCGAGGAAGCCCGGCTGGCCGAGGCCGCTTTGCAACACACCCTCAAGCAACTGCAAGCCCTCCCGCCGGAGGAGGCCCAGTGGCATGCCAAAGAAGCCCTGCGCACCCTGGCCGATGCGGCCACCGTGGCCCTGCTTTATGAGCTGGGCGGCGAGCGCCACACCAAGTTGGCTTCGCTCTATGCCCGGCACTTCCTCGCTAAGGAGGAGTATCCGGCCTGGGCCCTGCAGGAAGAAGAGCTTTGGCAGGTGGGGGTGGGACAGGCCGTCTAG
- a CDS encoding glycerophosphodiester phosphodiesterase produces MIFTKPLLLGHRGSPHQAKENTLESFRRALEAGLDGLELDLHRTHDGVLAIYHDFELEGQAIASLDWPTLQQRAPWMPRLEQVFELAQEFPQAWLNLELKSQPGPSDGREALLVQALQAWPGRARAWISSFDPLALIRLHRLKVGVPLALLYSEPEMEELLTCLPLQGAHPEFVLLNPARVAQLKAKGLFVATWTVNRASTARELLDWGVDGIIGDLPQELLAARR; encoded by the coding sequence ATGATCTTCACCAAACCCTTGCTTTTAGGGCACCGGGGCTCGCCCCACCAAGCCAAAGAAAACACCCTGGAGTCCTTCCGGCGGGCCCTCGAGGCGGGTCTGGACGGCCTCGAGCTCGACCTGCACCGTACCCACGACGGGGTACTGGCCATCTACCACGACTTTGAGCTCGAGGGGCAGGCGATTGCCAGCCTGGACTGGCCGACCTTGCAGCAGCGTGCACCCTGGATGCCAAGGCTCGAGCAGGTCTTTGAGCTGGCCCAGGAGTTTCCCCAGGCCTGGCTCAACCTCGAGCTCAAGAGCCAGCCCGGCCCCTCAGATGGACGCGAAGCCCTGCTGGTGCAGGCGCTACAGGCCTGGCCGGGCCGGGCGCGGGCCTGGATTAGCAGCTTCGACCCACTGGCCCTGATCCGACTGCACCGACTGAAGGTCGGAGTGCCGCTGGCCCTGCTGTATAGCGAGCCCGAGATGGAAGAGCTGCTGACCTGCCTGCCGCTGCAGGGCGCTCATCCAGAGTTTGTTCTCCTGAACCCAGCCAGGGTAGCCCAGCTCAAGGCCAAGGGGCTCTTTGTGGCGACCTGGACAGTCAATCGAGCCTCAACTGCACGGGAGCTGCTGGATTGGGGCGTGGATGGCATTATTGGTGACCTGCCCCAAGAGCTTCTGGCGGCCCGTCGCTAG
- a CDS encoding molybdopterin oxidoreductase family protein, producing the protein MVYMTVRQARTTCPLDCPDACSLVASIDEARNTLLKIEGDPQHPFTQGFACVKTYRYPERNHHPLRPLYPLRRVGQKGQGRFERVSWAVALDEIAARLQEVVGAHGPEAVLPYHYAGTMGLMQYEHPLTFFRALGASELQTTICATAGQEAWIATYGDRYGVDPEEVPQARFILLWGINSLHTNTHLTPFLKKARQNGAHIVHIDPYENLTSRFADEHIRIRPGSDAALAYGMARAIVKAGLHDRDYIARMTTGFEAFMQVAEEWTPQKVEAVTGVAAETVERLALEFAQAKASFIRTSYGLTRHPGGGSALRAVVLLPALIGAWQYPGGGALLSTSGAFALNRKYLGGRHLLAARATPPRQINMTQIGSALTALQPPIRALFVFNSNPAVVAPRSDLVQKGLMREDLFTVVLEQALTETTRYADYVLPATTFLEHPDLYTAYGHYYLSWNKAVMPPQGEARPNTWVFAELGRRLGLDEPTLYWDAETLARSLLDTEHPWLQGITLERLQAEGFVRLNIPPDHRPFTERAGTPSGKVQFDPPPQVILTEPTPDFPLILMTPPAKHFLNSTYGHIERLVQGEGGEPVLLVHPEDAQAFGAADGALVRIRSRHGAVVRRVRVSEAPIQGTVVLEGTWWEAPAPDGKGINWLTGEHLTDMGEGSTFHSNPVRLEALD; encoded by the coding sequence ATGGTCTACATGACCGTGCGCCAGGCCCGCACCACCTGCCCGCTGGACTGCCCCGATGCCTGCTCGCTCGTTGCCAGCATTGACGAGGCCCGCAATACCCTGCTCAAAATCGAGGGCGACCCCCAGCACCCCTTCACCCAGGGCTTTGCCTGCGTGAAAACCTATCGCTACCCCGAGCGCAACCATCACCCCCTGCGCCCGCTCTATCCGCTGCGGCGGGTGGGCCAGAAGGGCCAAGGCAGGTTTGAGCGGGTGAGCTGGGCGGTGGCGCTGGACGAGATTGCCGCGCGTTTGCAGGAGGTGGTGGGAGCACACGGCCCGGAAGCTGTACTGCCCTACCACTACGCCGGCACCATGGGCCTGATGCAGTACGAGCACCCCCTGACCTTTTTCCGCGCCCTGGGGGCCAGCGAGCTCCAGACCACCATCTGCGCCACCGCAGGCCAGGAAGCCTGGATAGCCACCTACGGCGACCGCTATGGGGTAGACCCAGAAGAGGTTCCCCAGGCCCGCTTTATTCTGCTGTGGGGCATCAACAGCCTGCACACCAACACCCACCTCACCCCCTTCCTGAAAAAAGCCCGGCAAAATGGGGCCCACATCGTACATATTGACCCCTACGAAAACCTGACCAGCCGCTTTGCCGACGAACACATTCGGATTCGTCCTGGCAGCGATGCCGCGCTGGCCTATGGGATGGCTCGAGCCATCGTGAAGGCCGGTCTGCACGACCGGGACTACATCGCCCGCATGACCACCGGCTTCGAGGCCTTCATGCAAGTGGCGGAGGAATGGACGCCGCAGAAGGTGGAGGCCGTCACCGGCGTGGCTGCTGAAACAGTGGAGAGACTGGCCCTCGAGTTCGCCCAGGCCAAGGCCTCTTTCATCCGCACCAGCTACGGCCTGACCCGCCACCCTGGCGGAGGTTCGGCCCTGCGGGCGGTGGTGTTGTTGCCGGCGCTGATTGGGGCCTGGCAGTACCCTGGCGGGGGGGCGCTCCTGAGCACCAGTGGAGCCTTTGCCCTCAACCGCAAGTATCTGGGAGGCCGCCACCTTCTGGCGGCCCGGGCCACCCCGCCACGGCAGATCAACATGACCCAGATCGGCAGCGCCCTCACCGCCCTACAACCGCCCATCCGGGCCCTGTTTGTCTTCAACTCGAACCCGGCGGTGGTGGCCCCCCGCTCCGACCTGGTACAAAAGGGCCTGATGCGCGAAGACCTCTTTACGGTGGTGCTCGAGCAGGCCCTCACCGAGACCACCCGCTATGCCGACTACGTGCTGCCCGCCACCACCTTTTTAGAGCACCCCGACCTCTACACCGCCTACGGGCACTACTACCTCTCCTGGAACAAGGCGGTGATGCCGCCCCAGGGCGAGGCCCGGCCCAACACCTGGGTCTTCGCCGAGCTGGGCCGTCGGCTGGGGCTGGACGAACCCACCCTCTACTGGGACGCCGAGACCCTGGCCCGCTCGCTTTTGGACACCGAGCATCCCTGGCTACAGGGCATCACCCTCGAGCGCCTCCAGGCCGAGGGGTTCGTGCGGCTCAACATTCCCCCCGACCACCGTCCTTTTACCGAGCGGGCCGGCACGCCATCGGGTAAGGTGCAGTTCGACCCGCCACCCCAGGTCATCCTGACCGAACCTACGCCAGACTTCCCCCTGATCCTGATGACCCCCCCGGCCAAGCACTTCCTGAACAGCACTTACGGGCATATCGAGCGGTTGGTGCAGGGCGAAGGCGGCGAGCCGGTGCTGCTGGTACACCCCGAGGACGCGCAGGCTTTTGGCGCGGCGGACGGGGCGCTGGTGCGGATACGCTCCCGGCACGGCGCAGTGGTGCGGCGGGTGCGGGTGAGCGAAGCCCCCATACAGGGCACGGTGGTGCTGGAGGGCACCTGGTGGGAGGCCCCCGCCCCCGACGGCAAGGGCATCAACTGGCTCACCGGTGAGCACCTGACCGACATGGGCGAGGGTTCGACCTTCCACAGCAACCCGGTGCGGCTCGAGGCGCTGGACTAG
- a CDS encoding carboxymuconolactone decarboxylase family protein translates to MPRIPYLPEELSEPAEVVSAIRRRRGGALSHLDRMLLYSPPYALGWNHFLGAVRGGLSLPARLRELAICGVAVLNQAEYEFDQHAPLFLQAGGSQAQLEALHDLEQAAQNARLFDAQERATLRLTFEMTRAVRVGDETFRAVQSALPDATQVVELVGVIAAYNMVSRFLVALDILPE, encoded by the coding sequence ATGCCCCGGATTCCCTACCTCCCAGAAGAGCTGTCCGAGCCAGCCGAGGTGGTCTCGGCCATTCGACGGCGTCGGGGCGGAGCCCTGAGCCATCTCGACCGGATGCTGCTCTATAGCCCACCCTATGCCCTGGGCTGGAACCATTTTTTGGGCGCGGTGCGGGGCGGCCTCAGCCTGCCAGCCCGGTTGCGCGAGCTGGCCATTTGCGGGGTGGCGGTGTTGAACCAGGCCGAATACGAGTTTGACCAGCACGCCCCCTTGTTTTTGCAGGCCGGTGGCAGCCAGGCCCAGCTCGAGGCCCTGCACGACCTCGAGCAAGCCGCACAGAATGCCCGGCTGTTTGATGCCCAGGAGCGGGCCACGCTCCGACTCACCTTTGAAATGACCCGCGCGGTGCGGGTGGGTGACGAGACCTTCAGGGCGGTGCAATCGGCGCTGCCCGATGCCACCCAGGTGGTCGAGCTGGTGGGCGTAATTGCGGCCTACAACATGGTCTCGAGGTTTTTGGTAGCCCTGGATATTTTGCCCGAGTAA
- a CDS encoding FAD-dependent oxidoreductase, with the protein MADQLDANRPLRIAIIGAGPSGIYAAEALIKQTEINVSVDVFDRLPTPYGLVRYGVAPDHQTIKSVTKVMQKVLQDPRVRFLGNVEFGRDLTFADLRRHYDAVIYTVGASSDRHLGIPGEDLPGSLSATEFVAWYNGHPDYQNLDIRLNVQGVAVVGMGNVAVDVTRILAKSAEELRQTDIADHALPVLAQSQVSDIYMLGRRGPAQAKFTTKELRELGELHNADIVVRPEELELDERSAASIAGEPALLKNLEVLREFAARPLTGKPRRVHLRFFVSPVAILGEGRVHKIRLEKNRLDENLNAVGTGEFEELEVGLVLRSVGYKGVPLPEVPFDQRKGVIPNQSGRVLREGQVAVGEYTAGWIKRGPSGVIGTNKADATETVKLLLQDAPHLPLAPEPNPEAVTRLLQARGVRYVTLEHWLKLDALECALGQAQGRPRVKLTSVDKMLEAVGN; encoded by the coding sequence ATGGCAGACCAGCTAGATGCAAACCGCCCCTTACGTATTGCGATCATCGGTGCGGGGCCTTCGGGTATCTATGCCGCAGAGGCCCTGATCAAGCAGACGGAAATAAACGTATCGGTGGATGTGTTCGACCGCCTGCCCACCCCCTACGGCCTGGTGCGCTATGGGGTGGCGCCCGATCACCAGACCATCAAGTCGGTTACCAAGGTCATGCAGAAGGTGCTGCAGGACCCACGGGTGCGCTTTTTGGGCAATGTTGAGTTTGGCCGCGACCTTACCTTTGCCGATCTGCGCCGTCATTACGATGCGGTGATCTACACCGTGGGCGCTTCCAGCGACCGCCACCTGGGCATCCCTGGTGAAGACCTACCCGGCAGTCTTTCGGCCACCGAGTTTGTGGCCTGGTACAACGGCCACCCCGACTACCAGAACCTGGACATCCGGCTGAATGTGCAGGGGGTAGCGGTGGTGGGCATGGGCAACGTGGCGGTGGACGTCACCCGCATTCTGGCCAAGTCGGCGGAGGAGCTGCGCCAGACCGATATTGCCGACCATGCCCTGCCGGTGCTGGCCCAGAGCCAGGTCAGCGATATTTACATGCTGGGCCGCCGGGGGCCTGCCCAGGCCAAGTTCACCACCAAGGAACTGCGCGAGCTGGGCGAGCTGCACAACGCCGACATCGTGGTCAGACCGGAGGAACTCGAGCTCGACGAAAGAAGCGCCGCCTCTATTGCGGGTGAGCCCGCTTTGCTCAAGAACCTGGAGGTACTGCGGGAGTTTGCCGCCAGACCCCTTACCGGCAAGCCCCGCCGGGTACACCTGCGCTTTTTTGTTTCGCCGGTAGCGATCCTGGGTGAGGGCCGGGTACACAAGATTCGCCTGGAGAAAAACCGCCTGGACGAGAACCTGAATGCGGTGGGCACGGGCGAGTTCGAGGAGCTCGAGGTGGGCCTGGTGCTGCGCTCGGTCGGCTACAAGGGGGTGCCCTTGCCAGAGGTGCCCTTCGACCAACGCAAGGGGGTTATTCCCAACCAGAGCGGGCGGGTCTTGCGCGAGGGCCAGGTGGCGGTGGGCGAGTATACCGCCGGCTGGATCAAGCGCGGCCCCAGCGGGGTGATCGGCACCAATAAAGCCGATGCTACCGAGACTGTAAAACTTCTGCTGCAGGACGCCCCGCACCTGCCGCTGGCCCCAGAACCCAATCCCGAGGCCGTAACCCGGCTGCTGCAAGCGCGGGGGGTGCGCTACGTAACCCTGGAACACTGGCTCAAGCTGGATGCGCTCGAGTGCGCCTTAGGGCAGGCCCAGGGCCGCCCGCGGGTCAAGCTAACCAGCGTAGATAAGATGCTGGAAGCAGTGGGAAACTGA
- a CDS encoding GGDEF domain-containing protein produces the protein MPGIALIRRQECQKSGIVFVKLCMNPDPVSSFDAYRRRHGLWLLPLGALASSLAYVLSIVNGTLNPLDAVLSPVMFVGFLLMTLLLWRRRISIATTELMVVVLLLIYNLGNLYYFGLQGHLSREGFSASALWSTIIYPLAFLLLNREKAIRVSVAYYLLSVLGGLVSLLLYPPSMSALNSIAQFYLANLAFLVLLNIYAQLRETMVAMEQLAHTDHLTRLTNRRGLEPLLKRELQRAERYGPSIAVLLIDLDHFKKVNDHYGHAIGDQVLREVALRLDLYLRQADTVARWGGEEFLILAPATDLAQAEQLATRLVEAVRDKPVLGDISITLSIGVSCYRARDSLESLVHRADEALYRAKALGRNRHELELPHSETASRNPTPRP, from the coding sequence ATGCCTGGCATCGCCCTGATCCGCAGGCAAGAGTGCCAGAAAAGTGGTATCGTTTTTGTAAAGCTCTGCATGAATCCCGACCCTGTTTCCTCCTTCGATGCCTACAGGCGGCGCCACGGTCTGTGGCTGCTGCCACTGGGAGCCTTGGCCTCGAGCCTCGCCTATGTGCTGTCCATCGTAAACGGAACCCTCAACCCGCTGGACGCGGTGCTCTCGCCGGTGATGTTTGTGGGGTTTTTGCTCATGACCTTGCTGTTATGGCGGCGTCGGATCAGTATCGCTACAACCGAACTGATGGTGGTTGTTCTGCTGCTGATCTACAACCTGGGCAACCTGTACTACTTCGGATTGCAGGGCCATCTCTCCAGGGAGGGGTTTTCTGCCAGCGCTTTGTGGTCCACTATCATCTACCCGCTGGCTTTTTTGCTGCTTAACCGAGAGAAAGCCATTCGGGTATCGGTGGCCTACTACCTGCTGAGCGTGTTGGGAGGGCTGGTCTCGCTGCTGCTTTATCCGCCCAGCATGAGCGCCCTCAACTCAATCGCACAGTTCTATCTGGCCAACCTGGCCTTCCTGGTTTTGCTCAACATCTATGCGCAGCTGCGCGAGACCATGGTGGCTATGGAGCAGTTGGCCCACACCGATCACCTTACCCGGCTCACCAACCGGCGGGGCCTCGAGCCGCTGCTCAAGCGGGAGCTACAGCGGGCTGAACGCTACGGGCCTTCCATTGCAGTTTTGCTGATCGACCTCGACCACTTCAAAAAGGTCAACGACCACTACGGGCATGCCATTGGTGACCAGGTGCTGCGCGAGGTGGCCCTGCGGCTCGACCTTTACCTGCGCCAGGCGGATACCGTAGCGCGCTGGGGTGGTGAGGAGTTTTTAATCCTGGCCCCCGCCACCGACTTAGCCCAGGCCGAGCAACTCGCGACCCGGCTCGTCGAAGCGGTTCGGGACAAGCCAGTTTTGGGCGACATTTCTATTACGCTTTCGATTGGGGTAAGCTGCTACCGAGCCAGGGATAGCCTTGAAAGCCTTGTTCACCGTGCGGACGAAGCCCTCTACCGGGCCAAAGCGCTGGGGCGGAACCGCCACGAACTGGAGCTGCCTCACTCAGAGACGGCTTCCAGGAATCCAACCCCCAGGCCATAG
- a CDS encoding threonine aldolase family protein has product MHWIDLRSDTVTKPTPAMRQAMAEAEVGDDVYGEDPTVGRLEALAAEMLGFEAALFMPSGTMTNQVALMLHLKRGQEVIAPKGAHIYEYEPGSLAVLSGGTIRLVEAPYGIPDPEAVRAAIHTSVHQAPTGLIALENTHNTAGGTVVPIPAQRAIQQVAEEAGLPTHLDGARFFNAVTALNTTPVELAKGFRTISICLSKGLGAPVGSILLMPRAYRAEAWRYRKLLGGGMRQAGVLAAAGLIALSEGPKHLARDHQMARALAEGLLRLHLEVDLQAVQTNMVYVQVPQAPALVQRLRELGLLANAMGPNRVRFVTHRDLQDEDIPQALKRIEQALQIA; this is encoded by the coding sequence ATGCACTGGATTGACCTCCGCTCCGATACCGTAACCAAGCCCACCCCCGCCATGCGCCAGGCCATGGCCGAGGCCGAGGTGGGCGACGACGTGTACGGCGAAGACCCCACCGTGGGCCGCCTGGAGGCCCTGGCCGCCGAGATGCTCGGCTTCGAGGCCGCCCTCTTCATGCCCAGCGGCACCATGACCAACCAGGTCGCCCTGATGCTGCACCTGAAGCGCGGGCAGGAGGTCATCGCCCCCAAAGGGGCCCACATCTACGAGTACGAGCCCGGCTCGCTGGCGGTGCTCTCGGGCGGAACCATCCGGCTGGTGGAGGCCCCTTACGGCATACCCGACCCCGAGGCCGTGCGCGCTGCCATCCACACCTCGGTGCACCAGGCCCCCACCGGGCTGATTGCGCTGGAAAACACCCACAACACCGCGGGCGGCACAGTGGTTCCCATCCCCGCTCAGCGGGCCATTCAGCAAGTGGCCGAAGAGGCCGGGCTCCCCACCCACCTGGACGGGGCTCGTTTCTTCAACGCGGTGACGGCCCTGAACACCACGCCAGTCGAGCTGGCGAAGGGCTTCCGGACTATCTCGATCTGCCTCTCCAAAGGGCTGGGGGCGCCGGTGGGTTCCATTCTGCTGATGCCCCGCGCGTATCGGGCCGAGGCCTGGCGCTACCGCAAGCTGCTGGGGGGTGGGATGCGGCAAGCGGGGGTGCTGGCTGCGGCGGGCCTCATTGCCCTTAGCGAAGGCCCCAAGCACCTGGCCCGTGACCACCAGATGGCCCGCGCCCTGGCCGAGGGCCTGCTGCGCTTGCACCTCGAGGTCGACCTGCAGGCGGTGCAGACCAACATGGTGTATGTGCAGGTTCCTCAGGCCCCGGCCCTGGTTCAGCGCCTACGCGAGCTGGGCCTACTGGCCAACGCCATGGGGCCCAACCGGGTGCGCTTTGTCACCCACCGCGACCTGCAGGACGAGGACATTCCCCAGGCCCTAAAGCGCATCGAACAGGCCCTGCAGATCGCATAG
- a CDS encoding ComEA family DNA-binding protein, whose translation MGRWLNIAYIAVVIGIGLASIWPNLTVRFFPAELKAPPHSAPLAASPALKPGPITPEVGKVNLNTASQAEIESLPGIGPALAQRIIEGRPYRSLEELDRIKGIGPKLIERLRPLVTL comes from the coding sequence ATGGGGCGCTGGCTAAACATAGCATATATTGCCGTGGTTATTGGGATCGGATTGGCGAGCATCTGGCCCAATCTGACGGTTCGTTTTTTCCCGGCTGAACTCAAAGCACCCCCCCATTCAGCCCCGCTGGCGGCTTCGCCTGCCCTGAAGCCCGGCCCGATTACGCCGGAGGTGGGGAAGGTTAATCTCAACACCGCCAGCCAGGCCGAAATCGAGAGCCTGCCTGGAATTGGCCCTGCGCTAGCACAACGCATCATCGAGGGTCGTCCGTATCGTTCGCTAGAAGAGCTGGATCGGATAAAAGGCATTGGACCCAAGCTGATCGAGCGGCTGCGCCCGCTGGTCACCCTATGA
- the dxs gene encoding 1-deoxy-D-xylulose-5-phosphate synthase has protein sequence MILQKVNQPQDLKNLSQEELLQLAEELRSEIIRVCAQNGGHLASSLGAVELIVALHKVFDSPRDRLLFDVGHQAYAHKILTGRKEVFHTIRQEGGISGFTKVSESEHDAITVGHASTSLANALGMAIARDTLGENYHVVGIIGDGALTGGMALAALNVIGERKPRLLMILNDNEMSISENVGALNRYFKEYQTKKWVQDTQKWGRQVLEGISPRLFNLVDRAKEAAKLMLHQENPFYAWGIRYVGPVDGHDLPGLIHILEQIKELEGPTLLHIVTQKGKGYGVAEEDPIYWHGPPGFNPQNPEKVSKGYSWSSAFGDAVTELAHQEPRLFVITPAMREGSGLVKYSQTHPERYLDTGICEDVAATVAAGMALRGLRPVLAIYSTFMQRAYDQIIHDIAIENLPVVFAVDRAGIVGGDGATHNGVFDIAYLRTVPNVQIAAPRDALELRAMLKKALELGGPIAIRYARDNVEKAPEGAWPEIEWGRWEVLKEGSKAYILTFGKTLKYALEAAGDNPEVGVINARFIKPLDKGMLERLALEGYKLVTTEDHQKMGGFGSAVLEALNEMGLKPDIRVLGLPDVFFDHGSIPRMHREAGIDAEAIQAALAELGVGQKAIAQS, from the coding sequence GTGATTCTGCAAAAGGTTAACCAACCGCAAGACCTCAAAAACTTGTCGCAAGAAGAGCTGTTGCAACTGGCCGAAGAGCTGCGCAGCGAGATTATCCGGGTGTGCGCCCAGAACGGCGGCCACCTGGCCTCCTCGCTGGGGGCGGTGGAGCTGATTGTGGCGCTGCACAAGGTGTTTGACTCGCCCCGCGACCGCCTGCTCTTTGATGTGGGCCACCAGGCCTACGCCCACAAAATCCTGACCGGGCGCAAAGAGGTTTTCCACACCATCCGCCAGGAAGGGGGCATCTCGGGCTTTACCAAGGTTTCGGAGAGCGAGCACGACGCCATTACGGTGGGCCATGCCTCCACCTCGCTGGCCAATGCGCTGGGTATGGCCATCGCCCGCGACACCCTGGGCGAAAACTACCACGTGGTGGGCATCATCGGCGACGGGGCCCTGACCGGCGGGATGGCCCTGGCCGCCCTCAACGTGATTGGGGAGCGCAAACCCCGGCTCTTGATGATTCTGAACGACAACGAGATGTCCATCTCGGAAAACGTGGGGGCTCTGAACCGCTACTTCAAGGAGTACCAGACCAAAAAGTGGGTGCAGGACACCCAGAAATGGGGTCGCCAGGTGCTGGAGGGCATCTCGCCCAGGCTCTTCAACCTGGTAGACCGGGCCAAGGAGGCCGCCAAGCTGATGCTGCACCAGGAAAACCCCTTCTACGCCTGGGGCATCCGCTACGTGGGGCCGGTGGACGGGCACGACCTGCCGGGCCTGATTCACATTCTGGAGCAGATTAAAGAGCTCGAGGGCCCCACCCTACTGCACATCGTGACCCAGAAGGGCAAGGGCTACGGGGTGGCCGAGGAAGACCCCATCTACTGGCATGGGCCGCCCGGCTTCAACCCCCAGAACCCCGAGAAGGTGAGCAAGGGCTACTCCTGGTCGAGCGCCTTTGGCGATGCCGTAACCGAGCTGGCCCACCAGGAGCCCCGGCTGTTTGTGATTACCCCGGCTATGCGCGAAGGCTCGGGGCTGGTGAAATACTCCCAGACCCACCCCGAGCGCTATCTGGACACCGGCATCTGCGAGGACGTGGCCGCCACGGTGGCCGCCGGCATGGCCTTGCGGGGGCTCAGGCCGGTGCTGGCCATCTACTCCACCTTTATGCAGCGGGCCTACGACCAGATTATCCACGACATCGCCATCGAAAACCTGCCGGTGGTGTTTGCGGTAGACCGGGCCGGGATTGTGGGCGGCGACGGGGCCACCCACAACGGGGTGTTCGACATCGCCTACCTGCGTACCGTGCCCAACGTGCAGATTGCCGCGCCCAGGGACGCCCTCGAGCTGCGGGCCATGCTTAAAAAGGCCCTGGAACTGGGGGGGCCCATTGCCATCCGCTACGCCCGCGACAACGTGGAGAAAGCCCCGGAAGGGGCTTGGCCCGAGATCGAGTGGGGCCGCTGGGAGGTGCTGAAGGAGGGCAGCAAAGCCTACATCCTGACCTTTGGCAAAACCCTCAAGTACGCCCTCGAGGCCGCTGGCGACAACCCCGAAGTGGGGGTAATCAACGCCCGCTTCATCAAGCCGCTGGACAAAGGGATGCTCGAGCGCCTGGCCCTGGAAGGCTACAAGCTGGTCACCACCGAAGACCACCAGAAGATGGGGGGCTTTGGCAGCGCGGTGCTGGAAGCCCTGAACGAGATGGGCCTGAAGCCCGATATCCGCGTGCTGGGCTTGCCGGATGTCTTCTTCGACCACGGCTCCATCCCCCGCATGCACCGCGAGGCCGGCATCGACGCCGAGGCCATCCAGGCCGCCCTGGCCGAGCTAGGGGTGGGCCAAAAAGCCATCGCTCAAAGCTAA